Proteins from one Aythya fuligula isolate bAytFul2 chromosome 23, bAytFul2.pri, whole genome shotgun sequence genomic window:
- the C23H1orf109 gene encoding uncharacterized protein C1orf109 homolog yields the protein MAAAAGVMAAALREWAAVAERQEAARREALASWEPLLVSLAGLAEQLRAARRLAWGSSPLGAFGELQERLWRKQRGAAEALLEELGRRREELRALRDAVGTGAASVLRVYEEKAAELGLDETLRRGARRPSLADVLEGLQDVERYYRHLYLESKLLLLSINCDSPEDMEALPQAWKRILERYEEDTVQDVLLKVSLYLDNQ from the exons atggcggcggccgcgggcgtgatggcggcggcgctgcgggaGTGGGCGGCGGTGGCGGAGCGGCAGGAGGCGGCGCGGAGGGAGGCGCTGGCCTCGTGGGAGCCGCTGCTGGTGTCTCTCGCCGGGCTGGCGGAGCAGCTGCGGGCGGCGCGGAGGCTGGCGTGGGGCTCCTCGCCCCTCGGGGCCttcggggagctgcaggagcggCTGTGGAGGAAGCAGCGCGGGGCGGCCGAggcgctgctggaggagctgggccGGCGGCG GGAGGAGCTCCGCGCCCTGAGGGACGCCGTCGGGACCGGCGCTGCCTCCGTTCTGCGGGTCTACGAGGAGAAAGCGGCGGAGCTGGGGCTGGACGAAACCCTGCGGCGTGGGGCTCGCCGCCCGTCGCTGGCTGATGTGCTGGAAGGGCTGCAGGATGTGGAGCGGTACTACCGGCACCT GTACCTGGAGAGCAAGCTGTTACTGCTGAGCATCAACTGCGACAGCCCAGAAGATATGGAAGCTCTCCCGCAGGCCTGGAAGAGGATTCTGGAGCGGTACGAGGAAGACACTGTTCAAG ATGTTCTCCTTAAGGTCTCTCTCTACTTGGACAACCAGTGA